A genome region from Littorina saxatilis isolate snail1 linkage group LG16, US_GU_Lsax_2.0, whole genome shotgun sequence includes the following:
- the LOC138950069 gene encoding ribosome-binding protein 1-like: MTNGRGRGVNMANRRGKGVNMAKWRGKGVNMTNRQGRGVNMINRRGRGVNMTNRRGRGVNMANRRGKGVNMTNRRGKGVNMTNRRGRGVNRQGRGVNTTNRRGWGVNMTNRRGRGVNTTNRRGKGVNMTNRRGKGVNMANRRGKGVNMTNRRGKGVNTTNRRGKGVNMTNRRGTGVNMANRRGKGVNMTNRRGKGVNMANRRGKGVNMTNRRGKGVNMTNRRGKGVNMTNRRGTGVNMAHRRGKGVNMTNRRGKGVNMANRRGKGVNMTTRRGKGVNMTNRRGKGVNMTNRRGTGVNMTNRRGTGVNMAHRRGKGVNMTNRRGKGVNMTNRRGKGVNMVRQGINMTNRRGTGVNMANR; encoded by the coding sequence ATGACCAACGGGCGGGGCAGGGGGGTCAACATGGCCAACAGGCGGGGCAAGGGTGTCAACATGGCCAAATGGCGAGGCAAGGGGGTCAACATGACCAACAGGCAAGGCAGGGGGGTCAACATGATCAACAGACGAGGCAGGGGGGTCAACATGACCAACAGGCGAGGCAGGGGGGTCAACATGGCCAACAGGCGAGGCAAGGGGGTCAACATGACCAACAGGCGAGGCAAGGGAGTCAACATGACCAACAGGCGAGGCAGGGGGGTCAACAGGCAAGGCAGGGGGGTCAACACGACCAACAGGCGAGGATGGGGGGTAAACATGACCAACAGGCGAGGCAGGGGGGTCAACACGACCAACAGGCGAGGCAAGGGGGTCAACATGACCAACAGGCGAGGCAAGGGGGTCAACATGGCCAACAGGCGAGGCAAGGGGGTCAACATGACCAACAGGCGAGGCAAGGGGGTCAACACGACCAACAGGCGAGGCAAGGGGGTCAACATGACCAACAGGCGAGGTACGGGGGTCAACATGGCCAACAGGCGAGGCAAGGGGGTCAACATGACCAACAGGCGAGGCAAGGGGGTCAACATGGCCAACAGGCGAGGCAAGGGGGTCAACATGACCAACAGGCGAGGCAAGGGGGTCAACATGACCAACAGGCGAGGCAAGGGGGTCAACATGACCAACAGGCGAGGTACGGGGGTCAACATGGCCCACAGGCGAGGCAAGGGGGTCAACATGACCAACAGGCGAGGCAAGGGGGTCAACATGGCCAACAGGCGAGGCAAGGGGGTCAACATGACCACCAGGCGAGGCAAGGGGGTCAACATGACCAACAGGCGAGGCAAGGGGGTCAACATGACCAACAGGCGAGGTACGGGGGTCAACATGACCAACAGGCGAGGTACGGGGGTCAACATGGCCCACAGGCGAGGCAAGGGGGTCAACATGACCAACAGGCGAGGCAAGGGGGTCAACATGACCAACAGGCGAGGCAAGGGGGTCAACATGGTGAGGCAGGGGATCAACATGACCAACAGGCGAGGTACGGGGGTCAACATGGCCAACAGGTGA